Proteins co-encoded in one Medicago truncatula cultivar Jemalong A17 chromosome 8, MtrunA17r5.0-ANR, whole genome shotgun sequence genomic window:
- the LOC11436179 gene encoding UDP-rhamnose/UDP-galactose transporter 4 isoform X2, whose protein sequence is MDSTTKGDRKIALDLASWLFNVVTSVGIILVNKALMATYGFTFATTLTGLHFATTTLLTSFLKWNGYIQDTHLPLPDLIKFVLFANFSIVGMNVSLMWNSVGFYQIAKLSMIPVSCFLEIVLDNVKYSRDTKLSISLVLLGVAVCTVTDVSVNAKGFIAAAVAVWSTALQQYYVHFLQKKYSLGSFNLLGHIAPIQATSLLVVGPFLDYWLTRKRVDAYNYGLTSTLFIALSCTIAVGTNLSQFICIGRFTAVSFQVLGHMKTILVLTLGFILFGREGLNLQVIVGMIIAIMGMIWYGNASSKPGGKESRSSLSIPIPTTKTQDYDLLPVVSAETDHSDEEV, encoded by the exons ATGGATTCTACAACCAAGGGGGATAGGAAGATTGCACTTGATCTTGCATCATGGCTGTTCAATGTAGTCACATCTGTAGGAATAATCCTTGTGAACAAAGCCCTGATGGCTACATATGGTTTCACTTTTG CTACAACCTTAACTGGTCTGCATTTTGCCACAACAACCTTGCTGACATCATTTCTTAAGTGGAACGGATATATCCAAGACACTCATCTTCCCTTGCCCGATCTTATCAAATTTGTCTTGTTTGCAAATTTCTCTATTGTGGGAATGAACGTGAGTTTAATGTGGAACTCTGTCGGTTTCTATCAG ATTGCTAAGCTGAGTATGATTCCAGTATCTTGTTTCTTGGAAATTGTCTTGGACAATGTGAAATATTCAAGGGACACAAAGCTTAGCATTTCTTTGGTTCTCCTTGGAGTTGCTGTATGTACAGTCACTGATGTGAGTGTCAATGCTAAGGGTTTCATAGCTGCTGCAGTGGCAGTTTGGAGCACCGCACTGCAGCAATAT TATGTGCATTTTCTGCAGAAGAAGTATTCACTTGGATCTTTCAACTTGTTGGGCCATATAGCACCAATTCAGGCAACAAGTTTACTGGTTGTTGGCCCCTTTCTTGACTATTGGTTAACAAGAAAACGAGTTGATGCCTACAACTATGGTTTAACATCCACT CTGTTCATTGCTCTTTCGTGCACTATCGCGGTTGGAACAAACCTTAGTCAGTTCATATGCATTGGAAGGTTCACAGCAGTATCATTCCAAGTCCTTGGCCATATGAAGACTATTCTGGTCCTTACATTAGGATTCATCTTATTTGGAAGAGAGGGTCTCAATCTACAAGTAATAGTAGGCATGATCATTGCTATAATGGGAATGATTTGGTATGGTAATGCATCTTCAAAGCCAGGAGGAAAAGAGTCTCGTAGTAGCTTGTCCATTCCTATTCCTACCACCAAAACACAAGATTATGATTTACTACCGGTAGTATCTGCTGAAACTGATCACAGTGATGAGGAAGTGTAA
- the LOC11436179 gene encoding UDP-rhamnose/UDP-galactose transporter 4 isoform X1 gives MNLKRIVQSHFHFMIRKLGFDMDSTTKGDRKIALDLASWLFNVVTSVGIILVNKALMATYGFTFATTLTGLHFATTTLLTSFLKWNGYIQDTHLPLPDLIKFVLFANFSIVGMNVSLMWNSVGFYQIAKLSMIPVSCFLEIVLDNVKYSRDTKLSISLVLLGVAVCTVTDVSVNAKGFIAAAVAVWSTALQQYYVHFLQKKYSLGSFNLLGHIAPIQATSLLVVGPFLDYWLTRKRVDAYNYGLTSTLFIALSCTIAVGTNLSQFICIGRFTAVSFQVLGHMKTILVLTLGFILFGREGLNLQVIVGMIIAIMGMIWYGNASSKPGGKESRSSLSIPIPTTKTQDYDLLPVVSAETDHSDEEV, from the exons ATGAATCTGAAGAGGATTGTGCAATCTCACTTTCATTTCATg ATAAGAAAGTTAGGTTTCGATATGGATTCTACAACCAAGGGGGATAGGAAGATTGCACTTGATCTTGCATCATGGCTGTTCAATGTAGTCACATCTGTAGGAATAATCCTTGTGAACAAAGCCCTGATGGCTACATATGGTTTCACTTTTG CTACAACCTTAACTGGTCTGCATTTTGCCACAACAACCTTGCTGACATCATTTCTTAAGTGGAACGGATATATCCAAGACACTCATCTTCCCTTGCCCGATCTTATCAAATTTGTCTTGTTTGCAAATTTCTCTATTGTGGGAATGAACGTGAGTTTAATGTGGAACTCTGTCGGTTTCTATCAG ATTGCTAAGCTGAGTATGATTCCAGTATCTTGTTTCTTGGAAATTGTCTTGGACAATGTGAAATATTCAAGGGACACAAAGCTTAGCATTTCTTTGGTTCTCCTTGGAGTTGCTGTATGTACAGTCACTGATGTGAGTGTCAATGCTAAGGGTTTCATAGCTGCTGCAGTGGCAGTTTGGAGCACCGCACTGCAGCAATAT TATGTGCATTTTCTGCAGAAGAAGTATTCACTTGGATCTTTCAACTTGTTGGGCCATATAGCACCAATTCAGGCAACAAGTTTACTGGTTGTTGGCCCCTTTCTTGACTATTGGTTAACAAGAAAACGAGTTGATGCCTACAACTATGGTTTAACATCCACT CTGTTCATTGCTCTTTCGTGCACTATCGCGGTTGGAACAAACCTTAGTCAGTTCATATGCATTGGAAGGTTCACAGCAGTATCATTCCAAGTCCTTGGCCATATGAAGACTATTCTGGTCCTTACATTAGGATTCATCTTATTTGGAAGAGAGGGTCTCAATCTACAAGTAATAGTAGGCATGATCATTGCTATAATGGGAATGATTTGGTATGGTAATGCATCTTCAAAGCCAGGAGGAAAAGAGTCTCGTAGTAGCTTGTCCATTCCTATTCCTACCACCAAAACACAAGATTATGATTTACTACCGGTAGTATCTGCTGAAACTGATCACAGTGATGAGGAAGTGTAA